A single region of the Rhodococcus sp. W8901 genome encodes:
- a CDS encoding SDR family oxidoreductase yields MTAPDIRAEFADRVAVVTGGGSGIGRAVAVRWAAAGGTVAVMGRREDALNETVALAEQAGGKGIALPCDVRDAAAVDAAIDSVVERTGRLDALVNNAAGNFVVPGENLSPNGWKAVIDIVLNGTFYCTRAASRHMLAAGSGSILSVIATYAWHGHPGTVHSAAAKAGVVAMTRTLAVEWAARGVRLNCIAPGPTETAGAGAALWPTEEARSQVLSSVPAGRFTTPDEVAESAAYLLSERAAYVTGDVLVVDGGQWLGKAIYTDPTKGA; encoded by the coding sequence ATGACTGCACCTGACATCAGAGCCGAGTTCGCCGACCGCGTGGCGGTCGTCACCGGCGGCGGATCCGGGATCGGCCGGGCCGTCGCGGTGCGCTGGGCGGCCGCCGGCGGCACCGTCGCCGTGATGGGACGCCGCGAAGACGCCCTCAACGAGACCGTCGCCCTCGCCGAGCAGGCCGGCGGCAAGGGCATCGCACTGCCTTGCGACGTGCGCGACGCCGCCGCCGTCGACGCGGCGATCGACTCGGTTGTGGAACGGACCGGACGGCTGGACGCGCTGGTCAACAACGCCGCGGGCAATTTCGTGGTGCCGGGCGAGAACCTGTCTCCGAACGGCTGGAAGGCCGTCATCGACATCGTGCTCAACGGAACCTTCTACTGCACCCGGGCCGCCTCCCGCCACATGCTCGCCGCCGGCTCCGGGTCGATCCTCAGCGTGATCGCCACATACGCCTGGCACGGCCACCCCGGCACCGTCCACAGTGCCGCAGCCAAGGCCGGCGTCGTCGCGATGACGCGCACGCTCGCGGTCGAGTGGGCTGCGCGAGGCGTTCGCCTCAACTGCATCGCCCCGGGTCCGACCGAGACCGCCGGCGCCGGGGCCGCGCTGTGGCCCACGGAGGAGGCGCGCAGTCAGGTGCTCTCGAGCGTCCCCGCCGGGCGTTTCACCACGCCCGACGAGGTGGCCGAGTCCGCCGCCTACCTGCTCTCCGAGCGGGCCGCGTACGTGACGGGCGACGTCCTCGTCGTCGACGGCGGCCAGTGGCTGGGCAAGGCCATCTACACCGATCCGACGAAGGGTGCGTGA
- a CDS encoding acetate--CoA ligase family protein, with product MASTPSPTTGTDLRVFSDPASVAVVGSTADPAKWGYWLTRGALTGRHRRQVHLVNRTRAEILGEASYGSLSELPDVPELVALCVPAAHIGAVVDEGLALGVRGFLGITAGVPDEPDIAARIHAGGARLVGMNSLGLYDSAAELCLAWGQFTPGPIAVVSQSGQVGSEIALLAARAGLGISRFVSIGNQTDVRAAELLDALATDESTRVVALYLESFAGGLEIVDAIGRLRRAGKHTVVLTVGGSEASTRLARSHTGSLTSSTDVVDAALRVAGAVRVATPTELVDLARLLLSSALPGGGRVAIVGDSGGQTGIAADVTAHAGLQVPEFSPDLESALARQLPSGAACSNPVDLAGAGERDLASYSDVVSLLLASDEVDAVVLTGYFGTYGADTPSLADRELEIVRALGTAASVSGKPLLVHTMVDGNAATEEMAARSVPTYPAIDATVRALAHGVRLAEAGREQRHPTQRTDILDAGYLGAQKLLGDTGIRFPGSVPVRGRDDLAVATARLTPPYVLKAAWLEHKSEVGGVRVNLPDAAALAAAFDAMHAALGDGDYVVEELDTRPHTVEILLGARRDPDLGAVVVVGAGGTEAEVYRDVAVESAPVDTGTARQMLERLTCFPLLQGWRGRPAVDVAALASAVAAVSQLAAAHPGIAEIEINPLRVGPDGVLAVDALVIEQQY from the coding sequence ATGGCATCCACACCGTCGCCGACGACCGGCACCGATCTGAGGGTCTTCAGCGACCCCGCGTCGGTGGCCGTCGTCGGGTCCACCGCCGATCCCGCCAAGTGGGGCTACTGGCTCACTCGGGGCGCCCTGACCGGGCGCCATCGCCGTCAGGTGCACCTCGTCAACCGGACGAGGGCGGAGATCCTGGGTGAAGCAAGCTACGGCAGTCTCAGTGAGCTGCCGGATGTACCGGAACTCGTGGCCCTGTGCGTGCCCGCGGCACACATCGGAGCGGTGGTCGACGAGGGCCTCGCGCTCGGCGTCCGCGGCTTCCTGGGCATCACGGCCGGCGTTCCGGACGAGCCCGACATCGCCGCCCGTATCCACGCCGGCGGGGCCAGGTTGGTCGGCATGAACAGCCTCGGTCTCTACGACAGCGCGGCCGAACTGTGCCTGGCCTGGGGACAGTTCACCCCCGGGCCGATCGCGGTGGTCTCACAGAGCGGCCAGGTGGGCTCCGAGATCGCGCTGCTCGCCGCCCGCGCCGGGCTCGGGATCTCCCGGTTCGTCTCGATCGGCAACCAGACCGACGTGCGGGCCGCGGAGCTGCTCGACGCGCTCGCCACCGACGAGTCCACCCGCGTGGTCGCCCTCTATCTCGAGTCGTTCGCGGGCGGCTTGGAGATCGTCGACGCGATCGGCCGACTCCGGCGGGCCGGCAAGCACACCGTCGTACTGACCGTCGGCGGGAGTGAGGCCAGCACCCGCCTGGCCCGCTCTCACACCGGTTCGCTCACGTCGAGCACCGACGTCGTCGACGCCGCGTTGCGGGTCGCGGGCGCCGTCCGGGTCGCCACCCCCACCGAACTCGTCGACCTCGCTCGGTTACTCCTCTCGAGCGCGCTGCCGGGAGGCGGCCGGGTGGCCATCGTCGGCGACAGCGGAGGCCAGACCGGCATCGCGGCGGACGTCACGGCGCACGCCGGGCTGCAGGTTCCCGAGTTCTCGCCCGACCTGGAATCGGCTCTCGCGAGGCAACTCCCGTCCGGAGCGGCGTGCAGCAACCCGGTCGACCTCGCCGGGGCGGGTGAGCGCGACCTGGCGTCCTACTCCGACGTCGTCTCGCTGCTGCTCGCGTCCGACGAGGTGGACGCCGTCGTGCTCACCGGGTACTTCGGCACCTACGGCGCGGACACCCCGTCGCTCGCCGACCGTGAGCTCGAGATCGTACGCGCCCTGGGCACGGCGGCCTCGGTGTCCGGCAAGCCGCTGCTGGTGCACACCATGGTCGACGGCAACGCCGCCACCGAGGAGATGGCCGCCCGGTCGGTCCCGACCTACCCGGCGATCGACGCCACGGTCCGCGCGCTCGCGCACGGTGTCCGACTGGCCGAGGCCGGACGCGAGCAGCGCCACCCGACACAACGCACCGACATCCTCGATGCGGGCTATCTGGGAGCACAGAAACTTCTGGGCGACACCGGAATCCGATTTCCCGGGAGCGTACCGGTGCGCGGGCGCGACGACCTCGCGGTCGCAACCGCGCGGCTCACACCACCGTACGTCCTCAAGGCCGCCTGGCTCGAGCACAAGAGCGAGGTCGGCGGTGTCCGGGTCAACCTGCCCGACGCCGCCGCACTGGCCGCCGCGTTCGATGCCATGCACGCCGCCCTGGGTGACGGCGACTACGTCGTCGAGGAACTCGACACCCGCCCACACACGGTGGAGATCCTGCTCGGTGCCCGGCGCGACCCCGACCTGGGCGCGGTGGTCGTCGTCGGCGCCGGCGGTACCGAGGCGGAGGTGTACCGGGACGTCGCCGTCGAGTCGGCCCCTGTCGACACCGGCACGGCCCGGCAGATGCTCGAGCGCCTCACCTGCTTCCCGCTCCTGCAGGGCTGGCGCGGACGGCCGGCGGTCGACGTCGCGGCCCTCGCCTCCGCAGTGGCCGCGGTGTCCCAACTCGCCGCCGCGCACCCGGGCATCGCCGAAATCGAGATCAACCCGCTTCGGGTGGGCCCCGACGGGGTCCTCGCCGTCGACGCGCTCGTCATCGAGCAGCAGTACTGA
- a CDS encoding Glu/Leu/Phe/Val dehydrogenase dimerization domain-containing protein, which yields MSLTLPNAIGSTDANRTDDPFFEAIWRDTESEATGYLVIDRLVRGISSGGLRMRAGCTLNEVRGLARGMTLKEAIHFEEGAHYVPLGGAKGGIDFDPYHPDADSVLRRYLEAMAPLIEQRWNMGEDFGIRQDAVDAALAEIGVESSVQAAHRVIDDAAAAAARMKTAFTTVVDGVSLDELVGGYGVAEAALAAMARQGLDPAASRAVVQGFGSMGGATARYLAKAGVRIVGIADVHGVVANPNGLDVEKLLLTRDATGGVDRTQLADGDTELSSSQWLSIEAEVLIPAATSYCIDDSNQAEVRAVLVVEAANMPITPSAEESLVARGVVVSPDFVANSATNAWWWWVFFGDIDGSAEQSFQKISNRMRALSDQMFDYADRHGISARAAAFALASDKLTELTRQFPTF from the coding sequence ATGTCCTTGACCCTTCCGAACGCCATCGGCTCGACCGATGCCAACCGCACCGACGACCCGTTCTTCGAGGCAATCTGGCGCGATACCGAAAGCGAGGCAACGGGATACCTGGTCATCGACCGGCTCGTCCGTGGCATCTCCAGCGGCGGCCTGCGAATGCGCGCCGGCTGCACCCTCAACGAGGTCCGCGGGCTCGCACGCGGAATGACCCTCAAGGAAGCGATCCACTTCGAGGAGGGCGCCCACTACGTCCCGCTCGGCGGCGCCAAGGGCGGCATCGACTTCGACCCGTACCACCCCGACGCCGACAGCGTGCTGCGCCGCTACCTCGAGGCCATGGCTCCGCTCATCGAGCAGCGCTGGAACATGGGCGAGGACTTCGGGATTCGGCAGGACGCCGTCGACGCAGCACTCGCCGAGATCGGAGTCGAGAGCTCCGTCCAGGCCGCGCATCGCGTCATCGACGACGCCGCCGCGGCGGCCGCCCGCATGAAGACGGCGTTCACCACGGTGGTCGACGGGGTCTCGCTCGACGAACTGGTCGGCGGCTACGGCGTCGCCGAGGCTGCTCTCGCCGCCATGGCGCGTCAGGGCCTCGATCCCGCGGCATCGCGGGCCGTGGTGCAGGGCTTCGGATCCATGGGCGGCGCCACGGCGCGCTACCTCGCGAAGGCCGGCGTGCGCATCGTCGGTATTGCCGACGTGCACGGAGTGGTCGCGAACCCGAACGGCCTCGACGTCGAGAAGCTCCTCCTGACGCGTGATGCGACGGGTGGGGTCGACCGCACGCAGCTGGCGGACGGTGACACGGAACTCAGCTCCTCCCAGTGGCTTTCGATCGAAGCAGAGGTCCTGATCCCGGCCGCGACGTCGTACTGCATCGACGATTCCAACCAGGCCGAGGTGCGTGCCGTCCTCGTCGTCGAAGCCGCCAACATGCCGATCACGCCGAGCGCCGAGGAGTCCCTCGTCGCCAGGGGCGTCGTGGTCTCGCCCGACTTCGTGGCCAACTCGGCGACCAACGCCTGGTGGTGGTGGGTGTTCTTCGGAGACATCGACGGCAGCGCCGAGCAGTCCTTCCAGAAGATCAGCAATCGGATGCGCGCACTGAGCGACCAGATGTTCGACTATGCCGACCGGCACGGAATCAGTGCTCGGGCCGCCGCATTCGCGCTGGCTTCGGACAAGTTGACCGAACTGACCCGTCAGTTCCCCACCTTCTGA
- a CDS encoding TetR/AcrR family transcriptional regulator, giving the protein MSKQTKQRKETQDRRNEILSTTLDLITESGIDRLRAADIAKELGISTALIFYHFKTLENVVVSAFELAAENDLDNLDNVLANTDGDIETRLRAVLYEYGPTGRAVGWRLWIETWSACLRQPALRDVTHRLDLRWREVVADLIRAGVAAGDFRTEDPQGAAWRLTALLDGLAVQLVALDGGVSKKDAAEWMDQAVRSELGI; this is encoded by the coding sequence GTGTCGAAGCAGACGAAGCAGCGGAAAGAAACCCAGGATCGACGTAACGAGATCCTGTCCACCACACTCGACTTGATCACCGAGTCCGGGATCGATCGGCTGCGCGCTGCGGACATCGCCAAGGAACTGGGAATCAGCACCGCGCTGATCTTCTACCACTTCAAGACGCTCGAGAACGTGGTCGTCAGCGCATTCGAACTCGCCGCCGAGAACGACCTCGACAACCTCGACAACGTCCTGGCAAACACCGACGGCGACATCGAGACCCGGCTGCGCGCCGTCCTGTACGAGTACGGCCCCACCGGCCGGGCCGTCGGCTGGCGGCTATGGATCGAGACCTGGTCCGCGTGTCTGCGCCAGCCTGCGCTGCGCGATGTCACGCACCGGCTCGATCTCCGCTGGCGTGAAGTCGTGGCCGACCTGATCCGCGCCGGGGTGGCGGCCGGCGACTTCCGCACCGAGGATCCGCAGGGTGCGGCCTGGCGGCTGACCGCCCTACTCGACGGGCTCGCGGTCCAGCTCGTCGCGCTCGACGGCGGAGTCTCGAAGAAGGATGCGGCCGAGTGGATGGATCAGGCCGTCCGCTCCGAGCTGGGGATCTGA
- a CDS encoding sodium:solute symporter family protein encodes MNVTLTIGILGIVLIAAIGFWGRRQPVKDMGEWAVAGRRFGVMTTWILQAGETFTTFTFLGTVGLVVSLGASAFYCIPYIPLAYIVMYWIAPKLWRQAKASGYVTQSDFLRGNYDSPALGLLSAVFGIVFLLPYLQLQITGLGLIVKAATGGAFDGKLSSIVAFVLVIAFVLWSGLHGVARTSYFKDVLMIIVMLVISVAIPMHFNGGIDFGMSTIAAEMPQLLYVQNGTYGTWWFITSMAISMIGVMFYALPHNWPAVMASNSERAVRRNLIYLPIYSALASIPMLLGYTAIVAFGIDQDGDSAMLQMASEALPPWAMGVVLTAAAATAMVPSAALLIAIAPLAVNNVFMIKDEKKKFAVNQIVVVVFGLAALVLALSMPNLLGNMLLLTFSGSTQVVPAIAAVLLLKRKLDKASVIAGLCAGVFVVILFTFSPIHGPDINTGISGLVVNILVITLVETVLRLSRSARAHPETFPDDTSMAARV; translated from the coding sequence ATGAACGTCACGTTGACGATCGGAATTCTCGGCATCGTCCTGATCGCGGCGATCGGATTCTGGGGGCGACGTCAGCCCGTGAAGGACATGGGCGAGTGGGCGGTCGCGGGTCGCCGCTTCGGCGTCATGACGACCTGGATCCTCCAGGCGGGCGAAACCTTCACGACCTTCACCTTCCTCGGAACGGTCGGGCTGGTCGTCTCGCTCGGAGCCTCGGCGTTCTACTGCATTCCGTACATCCCGCTGGCCTACATCGTCATGTACTGGATCGCACCGAAGCTGTGGCGGCAGGCGAAGGCGTCCGGCTACGTCACCCAATCCGATTTCCTCCGCGGCAACTATGACAGCCCCGCTCTCGGACTGCTGTCCGCGGTGTTCGGGATCGTGTTCCTGCTCCCGTACCTCCAGTTGCAGATCACGGGGCTCGGCCTGATCGTCAAGGCCGCCACCGGCGGGGCTTTCGACGGAAAGCTCAGCAGCATAGTCGCGTTCGTTCTCGTCATCGCCTTCGTATTGTGGTCCGGCCTGCACGGTGTCGCCCGCACGTCCTACTTCAAGGACGTGCTGATGATCATCGTGATGCTCGTGATCAGCGTCGCGATCCCGATGCACTTCAACGGCGGGATCGACTTCGGAATGAGCACCATCGCCGCCGAGATGCCGCAACTGCTCTACGTCCAGAACGGCACATACGGCACCTGGTGGTTCATCACGAGCATGGCGATCAGCATGATCGGCGTCATGTTCTACGCGCTGCCGCACAACTGGCCGGCCGTCATGGCCAGCAACAGCGAGAGGGCGGTTCGCCGGAATCTCATCTACCTGCCGATCTACAGTGCGCTGGCCAGCATCCCGATGCTGCTTGGGTACACGGCGATCGTCGCGTTCGGCATCGATCAGGACGGCGACTCCGCGATGCTGCAGATGGCATCGGAAGCGTTGCCGCCGTGGGCGATGGGAGTCGTGTTGACCGCCGCGGCAGCCACGGCGATGGTTCCGTCCGCTGCACTTCTGATCGCGATCGCGCCCCTGGCGGTCAACAACGTCTTCATGATCAAGGATGAGAAGAAGAAGTTCGCCGTCAACCAGATCGTCGTGGTGGTGTTCGGACTCGCCGCCCTCGTCCTGGCGCTGTCGATGCCGAACCTCCTGGGCAACATGCTGCTACTGACCTTCAGCGGCTCGACCCAGGTGGTCCCCGCGATCGCTGCGGTGCTCCTGCTCAAGCGCAAGCTGGACAAGGCATCGGTCATCGCGGGGCTGTGTGCGGGCGTCTTCGTAGTGATCCTGTTCACCTTCTCACCGATCCACGGTCCGGATATCAACACCGGGATCAGCGGTCTGGTCGTGAACATCCTCGTGATCACGCTGGTGGAAACCGTGCTCCGGCTGTCACGCTCGGCGCGAGCCCATCCGGAGACGTTCCCGGACGACACCTCCATGGCCGCGAGGGTCTGA
- a CDS encoding M20 family metallopeptidase, giving the protein MKEAVRHHIGRAEQSAVELSHRIHAHPEIGFEEVRASHWVGDALSEAGFTVNPDVAGMPTALVATAGSGPLVIGICAEYDALPGIGHACGHNVIAGAAVAAASGLAPLADDLGITVKVFGTPAEENGGGKVRMLEAGVFDGTHAAMMIHPSTVDQVYTNALAIGDVLVDFTGRNAHASAAPYEGVNAGDAVTLAQVAVGLLRQQFRPGDQIHGIVTNGGEAPNIIPAKAGAHYYIRASDLDALKALEERVQRCFEAAALATGCELTTSHTSPDYSEFRNDTALAGLYERNAVRLGRSFAPVEEAHSPLGSTDMGNVSRVIPAIHPNVALDCGASVNHQPEFAAHCAGPSADRALVDGATAMAWTIVDIATDPTLREQFISGR; this is encoded by the coding sequence CTGAAGGAAGCCGTCCGGCACCACATCGGGCGAGCCGAGCAGTCCGCCGTCGAACTCAGTCATCGCATCCACGCCCATCCGGAGATCGGCTTCGAGGAAGTCCGCGCCTCCCACTGGGTCGGCGACGCGCTGTCGGAAGCAGGGTTCACGGTGAACCCCGATGTAGCCGGAATGCCCACTGCGCTCGTGGCCACCGCCGGCAGTGGCCCCCTGGTCATCGGCATCTGCGCCGAGTACGACGCGCTCCCCGGTATCGGTCATGCGTGCGGGCACAACGTCATCGCGGGGGCGGCGGTCGCCGCCGCGTCCGGGCTGGCCCCGCTCGCCGATGATCTCGGAATCACGGTCAAGGTGTTCGGAACCCCCGCCGAGGAGAACGGGGGCGGCAAGGTGCGCATGCTCGAGGCCGGGGTGTTCGACGGCACCCACGCCGCGATGATGATTCACCCGTCCACGGTCGACCAGGTGTACACGAACGCACTCGCCATCGGCGACGTCCTCGTTGACTTCACTGGACGGAACGCGCACGCCTCGGCGGCACCGTACGAGGGGGTGAACGCCGGCGACGCCGTCACGCTCGCCCAGGTCGCCGTAGGCCTTCTCCGGCAGCAGTTCCGCCCCGGAGACCAGATCCACGGCATCGTGACGAACGGTGGTGAAGCTCCGAACATCATTCCTGCGAAAGCCGGTGCGCACTACTACATTCGAGCATCCGATCTCGATGCGCTGAAGGCACTCGAAGAACGCGTACAACGCTGCTTCGAGGCCGCCGCACTCGCCACAGGGTGCGAACTGACCACCTCGCACACCTCCCCCGACTACTCCGAGTTCCGCAACGACACCGCACTCGCCGGACTGTACGAGCGAAATGCGGTGCGACTCGGCCGGTCATTCGCCCCGGTAGAAGAAGCACATTCGCCGCTCGGCTCGACCGATATGGGCAACGTGTCGCGGGTGATCCCCGCGATCCACCCGAATGTCGCTCTCGACTGCGGAGCATCCGTGAACCATCAGCCCGAGTTCGCAGCGCACTGCGCCGGCCCGTCGGCCGACCGTGCGCTCGTGGACGGGGCCACGGCGATGGCCTGGACCATCGTCGACATCGCCACAGACCCGACGCTGCGCGAGCAGTTCATTTCGGGACGCTGA
- a CDS encoding sterol desaturase family protein produces MWETLTTAWGSLLEPLGDPVTLAIPAFLVFLGLEWFAARKLEAADVRDGRAFPPTAGYEFRDARASISMGLVSIATTAFWKFLALIGYSAIWVYLAPWHLPANAWYTWVILLVGIDLLYYTYHRMAHRIRLIWATHQAHHSSEYFNFSTALRQKWNNSGEILMWIPLPLIGIPPWMIFVGFSVNLVYQFFVHTERVGKLPRLLEFVFNTPSHHRVHHGCDPEYLDRNYGGILIVWDRMFGTFQAEKQRPTYGLTKPVGTYDIWRLQTHEYAAIARDVRAAASWRDRLGYTFGPPGWAPSGAVEPQPKTDRSVAPESTGP; encoded by the coding sequence ATGTGGGAGACCCTCACCACCGCGTGGGGTTCGCTGCTCGAACCGCTCGGCGACCCGGTGACCCTGGCGATACCGGCCTTCCTCGTCTTCCTGGGGCTGGAGTGGTTCGCGGCCCGCAAGCTCGAGGCCGCCGACGTCCGCGACGGTCGCGCGTTCCCGCCTACCGCGGGCTACGAGTTCCGCGACGCGCGGGCGTCGATCTCGATGGGCCTGGTCTCGATCGCGACGACGGCCTTCTGGAAGTTCCTCGCCCTCATCGGCTACTCCGCGATCTGGGTGTATCTCGCGCCGTGGCACCTGCCGGCGAACGCCTGGTACACGTGGGTGATCCTGCTGGTCGGCATCGACCTGCTGTACTACACGTATCACCGCATGGCGCACCGGATCCGGCTGATCTGGGCGACTCATCAGGCGCACCATTCGAGCGAGTACTTCAACTTTTCCACCGCGCTGCGTCAGAAGTGGAACAACAGTGGCGAGATCCTGATGTGGATTCCGTTGCCGCTGATCGGCATTCCGCCGTGGATGATCTTCGTCGGGTTCTCGGTGAATCTGGTGTACCAGTTCTTCGTGCACACCGAGCGGGTCGGGAAGTTGCCGAGACTGCTCGAGTTCGTGTTCAACACCCCGTCGCACCACCGCGTGCACCACGGCTGCGATCCCGAATACCTGGACCGCAATTACGGCGGGATCCTCATCGTGTGGGACCGCATGTTCGGCACGTTCCAGGCCGAGAAGCAGCGCCCCACCTACGGTCTGACGAAACCGGTCGGCACCTACGACATATGGAGGCTGCAGACCCACGAGTACGCGGCGATCGCCCGCGACGTCCGTGCGGCCGCGTCGTGGCGCGACCGCCTGGGCTACACGTTCGGCCCGCCCGGATGGGCGCCGTCGGGCGCGGTCGAGCCCCAACCGAAAACTGACCGCTCGGTCGCCCCCGAGAGCACGGGCCCCTGA
- a CDS encoding RrF2 family transcriptional regulator, whose product MHITARVDYAVRTLVELAAVGPTPAKAEFLAGAQSIPHKFLEAVLADLRRGGLVNSRRGPDGGYWLARPAEEITVADVIRTVEGPLASVRGERPEDVTYDGPAEPLQQVWIAVRVNLRSVLEGVTIADVAAGALPAFVDDLTADPGAWRRR is encoded by the coding sequence GTGCATATCACCGCGCGAGTCGACTACGCCGTCCGCACGCTCGTCGAACTGGCGGCCGTCGGGCCCACGCCCGCGAAGGCCGAGTTCCTGGCCGGCGCCCAGTCCATTCCCCACAAGTTCCTCGAGGCCGTGCTCGCCGACCTACGTCGCGGCGGCCTCGTGAACAGCCGCCGCGGTCCCGACGGCGGCTACTGGCTGGCCCGACCGGCCGAGGAGATCACCGTCGCCGACGTCATCCGTACCGTCGAGGGGCCGCTGGCGTCGGTGCGTGGCGAGCGCCCCGAGGACGTCACCTACGACGGCCCGGCCGAGCCGCTGCAGCAGGTGTGGATCGCGGTCCGGGTGAACCTACGGTCCGTGCTCGAGGGCGTCACGATCGCCGACGTCGCGGCCGGGGCGCTGCCCGCATTCGTCGACGATCTCACCGCGGATCCCGGGGCGTGGCGGCGGCGCTGA
- a CDS encoding cytochrome P450 produces the protein MPAQLAPVTELDIDPFALENLLDRSRVQQEIRETAPVVYLNAYGVYATGRYDTIREVFADWPTYQVGAGVGLANFHTEKPWRPKANPTETDPPEHDAPRRVLTDVLGMRALRRLREHWLEEAEEVVDRVLARGPEVDAMKDLASAFPLKVFPDAVGLPPENRDNLLAYGDLVFNAFGPQNEHFHRGAARLSELSQWVATLCERESLSPDGFGAKIWEASDRGELTADQAPLVVRSLLSAGIDTTVHGVAAILHAFATHPDEWQRLRSEPQLVRRAFDEAVRWASPLQFVFHTTAKAVELEGVQLGKHSKILLVIGAGNTDPRRWEDGDRFTLTRDPSGHLGFGMGLHQCVGQHVARLEAEALLTVLAEKVKTIELAGAPERGVNNTLQTWKTLPVRLSA, from the coding sequence ATGCCAGCACAGCTTGCACCAGTTACAGAACTGGATATCGACCCTTTCGCGCTCGAGAATCTCCTCGACCGATCACGGGTACAGCAGGAGATCCGGGAGACCGCGCCGGTCGTCTACCTCAACGCCTACGGCGTGTACGCCACCGGACGCTACGACACGATCCGCGAGGTGTTCGCCGACTGGCCCACCTACCAAGTGGGCGCCGGCGTGGGTCTCGCCAATTTTCACACCGAAAAGCCCTGGCGCCCGAAGGCAAATCCGACGGAGACCGACCCTCCCGAGCACGATGCTCCCCGAAGGGTACTCACCGACGTGCTCGGCATGAGAGCGCTGCGGCGGCTGCGCGAGCACTGGCTCGAGGAGGCCGAGGAGGTCGTCGATCGGGTTCTCGCTCGCGGCCCGGAGGTCGATGCCATGAAGGACTTGGCCTCTGCGTTTCCCTTGAAGGTCTTCCCCGACGCCGTCGGTCTTCCACCCGAGAACCGGGACAACCTCCTCGCCTACGGCGATCTGGTCTTCAATGCCTTCGGGCCCCAGAACGAGCATTTCCACCGCGGGGCCGCTCGGCTGTCCGAGCTCTCCCAATGGGTCGCCACTCTCTGCGAGCGCGAGAGCCTGAGCCCGGACGGATTCGGCGCCAAGATCTGGGAGGCATCCGACCGAGGGGAACTGACGGCCGACCAGGCCCCACTCGTCGTTCGTTCCCTCCTGTCGGCCGGCATCGACACCACCGTCCACGGTGTCGCCGCCATCCTCCACGCCTTCGCCACACATCCGGACGAATGGCAGCGACTGCGCAGCGAACCCCAGCTGGTCCGTCGAGCTTTCGACGAAGCCGTCCGCTGGGCGTCACCTCTCCAGTTCGTCTTCCACACAACGGCGAAGGCTGTCGAACTCGAAGGCGTCCAACTCGGAAAGCACAGCAAGATCTTGCTCGTGATCGGCGCCGGCAACACGGACCCGCGGCGATGGGAGGACGGTGACCGTTTCACACTCACGCGCGACCCCTCCGGCCACCTCGGATTCGGGATGGGTCTTCACCAGTGCGTCGGCCAACATGTCGCGCGGCTCGAGGCGGAAGCGCTCCTGACCGTCCTGGCCGAGAAGGTGAAGACGATCGAATTGGCCGGCGCCCCCGAGAGGGGCGTGAACAACACGCTGCAAACGTGGAAGACGCTTCCGGTGCGGCTCTCGGCCTGA